Proteins co-encoded in one Metabacillus sp. KUDC1714 genomic window:
- a CDS encoding 6-phosphofructokinase has product MIGVVHFGWASAGTAQIVRTLIEGLSRQEKTIYAIECNRMSKDIELRELKTEGITANLGSDSCVLRSFPIDIWNERSQEIANKLSKLNKIIFLGGSEVEINQSSPKQLHVPVSIFNNVDGSQSTLGYDTALNSIVKNIESVRDTASSLSYGKVRVFNVQIPGFGSSNLLLNSALAVEAEVVTNANEEEIAYIKQHIRKKEANKEGYTFLLMDHTVDPVKLEVHFEEFDLDWKIVEIDESQCGGPYPTALDRLIANQLKKAVVDWSLSDQPSGQLVIQDNQVMYTQTNKISEVTK; this is encoded by the coding sequence ATGATAGGTGTAGTTCATTTTGGTTGGGCTTCAGCAGGTACAGCTCAGATCGTTCGTACCCTTATAGAAGGACTATCCAGACAAGAGAAAACGATATATGCAATCGAATGCAATCGAATGTCAAAAGATATAGAGCTCAGAGAATTAAAAACTGAGGGCATAACAGCAAATTTAGGATCAGATAGCTGTGTATTACGTAGTTTTCCTATTGATATTTGGAATGAACGATCCCAAGAAATAGCAAATAAGCTATCAAAATTGAATAAAATTATTTTTTTAGGTGGAAGTGAAGTTGAAATTAATCAATCTTCACCGAAGCAATTACACGTGCCAGTAAGTATTTTTAATAATGTAGATGGATCGCAATCAACCTTAGGGTATGATACTGCATTAAACTCTATAGTTAAAAATATTGAAAGTGTTAGAGATACTGCTAGTTCATTATCATATGGAAAAGTGAGAGTATTTAATGTGCAAATTCCTGGATTTGGCTCATCCAACTTATTGCTGAATTCAGCATTAGCAGTTGAAGCAGAAGTTGTGACAAATGCTAACGAGGAAGAAATTGCTTACATAAAACAGCATATTAGGAAGAAAGAAGCGAATAAAGAAGGGTATACTTTCTTATTGATGGACCACACAGTGGATCCGGTTAAATTAGAAGTACACTTTGAAGAATTTGATCTTGATTGGAAAATAGTTGAGATCGATGAATCCCAATGCGGAGGACCATATCCTACCGCATTAGACAGACTTATTGCTAATCAATTGAAAAAGGCAGTAGTTGATTGGAGTTTATCT
- a CDS encoding histidine kinase N-terminal domain-containing protein has translation MSLASESEVLTKEKLIQFLEEAEEAFLTLWEESIIIHEEDIYKENVTQNGYQMYMLIKRSITQSVLDEEVKELAYKVAKERALSNSNIGEFVYNVNLGRSAVIKYVTKSGITITDLQPIIDNINEQFDRFCYHAVTRYTELKDLDLKEKVVFINQSHKDRLSLLGQMSSSFVHEFRNPLTAVIGFIKLLKMENPSLKYMETIEHELDQLKFRITQFLHASRLEIVDKHQEEIKMEDLFNEILSFLYPSIVDGDVDVKTNIDSTCKIIAVKDEVKQVLVNIILNSIDALKHRSSNRQLAISCENKQESIVFTITNNGPEIPVEMKEAIFEPFYTTKSLGTGIGLYVCKTLIEKHKGLINCESNQESTSFIIRLPMV, from the coding sequence TTGAGTTTAGCATCTGAATCAGAGGTTTTAACAAAAGAAAAATTGATTCAATTCCTTGAAGAGGCTGAAGAAGCTTTTCTGACATTATGGGAAGAAAGTATCATCATACATGAAGAAGATATTTATAAGGAAAATGTCACGCAAAATGGTTACCAAATGTATATGTTAATTAAACGTTCCATTACACAATCTGTATTGGACGAAGAAGTAAAAGAGCTTGCTTATAAGGTGGCAAAGGAGCGTGCTTTAAGTAACAGCAATATTGGGGAATTTGTCTATAATGTTAATTTAGGAAGAAGTGCAGTCATAAAATACGTTACTAAATCAGGTATAACTATTACGGATTTACAACCTATCATTGATAATATTAATGAACAGTTTGATCGCTTTTGCTACCATGCTGTAACAAGATACACAGAATTAAAAGATTTAGATTTAAAGGAAAAGGTGGTATTTATCAACCAATCTCACAAAGATCGATTATCCCTCCTTGGTCAAATGTCCTCGAGCTTTGTTCATGAGTTTAGAAATCCTCTAACAGCAGTAATAGGCTTTATTAAGCTTTTAAAGATGGAAAACCCCTCTCTTAAATACATGGAAACAATAGAGCATGAACTCGATCAGTTAAAATTTAGGATTACACAATTCCTACATGCGTCTAGACTTGAGATTGTTGATAAACATCAAGAAGAAATCAAGATGGAAGACTTATTTAATGAAATTCTTTCATTTTTATACCCGAGTATCGTTGATGGTGATGTGGACGTTAAAACAAACATAGACTCAACCTGTAAAATTATCGCAGTAAAAGATGAAGTGAAACAAGTTCTAGTTAATATAATTTTAAATTCAATAGATGCATTAAAGCATAGATCATCCAACCGTCAATTGGCAATTTCTTGTGAAAATAAACAAGAATCAATTGTATTTACAATCACTAATAATGGTCCTGAAATTCCTGTTGAAATGAAGGAGGCTATATTTGAACCCTTTTATACGACGAAAAGTTTAGGAACTGGTATAGGACTATACGTATGTAAAACACTAATTGAAAAGCATAAAGGCTTGATAAACTGTGAATCAAATCAAGAGTCTACGTCATTTATTATTAGGTTACCAATGGTGTGA